TGCCAATTTGGATGCAATTAAAGTCATGTTCAAACGGTTGTTAAACTTAGTTCCTAGCCGTGGGAAAGTTTTTTATTGGAAAGGGTCCAAAAATTTAAACGACATTACAAAAGACTACCAACACGCACCTGTCGAAACCTTTGAATTGGGTGATAAAAATTCTATTTTTAAATATGAAAAAGGGATTTTATCGGAGATTCGCACCAAATCCAAATTAAAACCATCCCTTATCGGTTCACATAACTATCGCAATGTGGAAGTGGCGGTTCGTGTTTGTTTGGAAATTGCTCCGCAAAGACGAAAAGAAATTTTGGAAGCAGTGGAAACATTCCCTGGTGTCAAACGTAGACAAGAAAATTTATTTGTATCCGAAACTAGTTTACTAGTAGAAGACTTTGCCCACCATCCAGTGGCCATACAAGAAACCATCAAAGCCCATAAAGAGGCTTACCCTGGTTATAAAATCATCTCACTTTTTGAACCAAGAAGTGCCACTTCCCACAGAAATGTTTTCCAAGATGATTTTGCCAAATGTTTCAAAGGAAGTGATGTGAGTATTGTCACGGAAGTTTACCAAGTGGACAAAGTGAACAAGACCCTTCGACTGAATGTGAAAAAATTGGTAAAGGATATCAAAACCAATACAAAAAAAGAATCACTTTATGTTGAAGCTCCTAAAAGTATTCCTTCACTTCTAAAAAAAGTATTACCCAAATTCAAAAAAGATAAACTCATCATACTTGCCATGTCCAATGGTGCTTTTGGTGGGATTTATTCTGAGTTAAAATCATTAATCGAATCACGAGAATCACTATGAGCCTATCCCAAGAAATAGAATCCTTAGTCAAAGAGGCCGAGTCTGTTTTAAGTTCTGTTGCCACAGAACAAGAATTAGATGCCGAGAAAAACCAGTTCCTCGGAAAAAAAGGAAAACTCACATCTGTCCTCAAGGGACTTGCTTCCTTATCTGTAGAAGAAAAAAAAACAATCGGAAAAGAAGCGAACGAAGCACAAACTAGACTCGAACGATTTGTAGAAGCCAAACGAATTTCTCTCAAGGAAAGTTTTTACGAAAACCAATTGGGGAAAGAATTTTTTGATACACTTCGTCCTCTTCCGAAAAAAGATAGAGGGAGTTTACATCCCATTTCCCAAATCCAATACGAAATTGAAGACATCTTCACTTCCATGGGTTTTTCCGTGATGGATGGACCAGAAGTCGAAACCGATGAAAACAATTTTGCTGCTTTAAACTTTACTGACGACCACCCTGCTCGTGATATGCAAGATACGTTTTATACGGTAGATGGAAATTTACTCCGCACACATACCTCAGCCATCCAAGTGCGTGCCTTACGAAAACTCAAACCCCCATTTCGCATCATTGCTCCTGGTCGTGTGTTTCGGTATGAAGAAGTGGACGCCTCTCATGAAAATACCTTTTACCAAGTGGAAGGGATGGTTGTGGGTGAAAACATATCGGTTGCCCATTTGATTTATACAATGGAGACACTTCTTTCACGTGTGTTCCGAAAGGAAATCAAAACAAGACTTCGTCCTGGATACTTTCCATTTGTGGAACCAGGGTTTGAACTGGATATCAATTGCCTTGTTTGTAATGGCGATGGATGTAGTGTTTGCAAACAATCAGGTTGGCTCGAACTTCTCCCTTGTGGGTTAGTCCATCCGAATGTGTTAGAAGCGGCTGGCCTTGATTCTAAAACATGGACTGGTTTTGCGTTTGGTCTTGGCCTCGACCGTTTGGTGATGATGCGTTACGGCATCCATGACATCCGTTATTTCCAATCAGGGAATTTACGTTTTTTGAAACAGTTTTAGTTAGGAAGCAACGAAGCGAACGGATTTAAATCAATACGATTCCATTAAGACGTTTCATTGAGTAATATGTCGTTACGTTCCTTTACCAAAACCAGTGAGGGCATTGGACCATCACTGGTTTGTGTTTGTTACACCACCACTGCTTGGATTTTACCATCGATCACTTGGAATTCCACTTTGGTTTTTCCAAGTTCCAATCCCTCTTTTGATACGATCTCCTTTCCTTCCTTGTCATAAAGATTGGTAAGTACCATTTCTCCATTCTCTTTGGTCGAACAGACGATGAGATACGGTGGTTTTTTTTCTCCGCCTGGATTGAAGTAAATCGTAGTTGCAGAAAGAATGGTTGCTTTTTCCCTTACTTTCGGACTCGGAACATTCACATCCAATGGTTTTAAAGGCATCGGTTCTTTCGAGATTCTCTCTTTTTTGTCTTTAGCAAAAAGAATCACAGAATTGATGCTATCAATTCCACCATTCCCTCCAAGCAAACTCACCTTAGGTGGTTCACTCAATACATTTGGCAGAGGATGGACAGAAAGTCCATATTGGCTACAGACATCCACAAGTCCCGTTGCACCAGAGAGTGCCATCGCTGCTTGGTAGTTTAAAATCCCACCACCCAAATTGATGGGGATCTCTTTTGTTCCATTGGAGATTTTCCCAGTTCGAAGTGCGCTCGCAGTTTCTTTTGGAGACACTCCAAAATACAAAGAAGCCTCATGGATGATCATCCCTGTAAAACAATCATAAATCCATGCATATTCAATCTCTGATCGATTGATTCCACTGGAAGCAACTGCTCTCTCACAAGCAAGGCCAGCTGGGCTTTTTAAATCCTTTTTTTGGATGAGGTATTCAGCATGAGCACTATGTCCAGAACCAATCACATAGATGTGTTTGGCATCGGATTTAATTACTTTCTTTTCGATTAACTTCTGTTTCATGGCCTCAGAAGTAATGAGTGTTGCAAATCCATGGTCAGTGACAATGGCAATCATCGGTGTACTGTAGACACCTGAGAGTGGTTTTTTTAATTGTTTCTCTGCCATTGGTTTTTGGTATTGAAAAGCTCGGGGATTCGATTCCGCAACTGTTCGAAAGTGTTTTGTGATCTCTTCCAAGTCATCACTTGTCACACCAGTATCGAACATCATTCGTTCACATAACAGTGAATAGAGACCAATGAGTGTAGCTCCATACGGCATCTCCCAATCTTTATGGCAAACAGTCGCAGTGAGTCGTTTTAAGTCGGAAACTTGTTTGAATACTGACTTTGGAATATCAGCTGCAGCTACAAGAACCACAGCATAGGGATTGGCTTTTACGATCGTATGAGCTTGTTGGATCGCACCACCCACACTTGCCCCACCGAGGTCTACTGTATGGCAGGCAAGTCCACCAAATCCCATATCATTTGCATCTTTGATGGTAAATCCGTATCCCTCTCTGCCGAGGGACTGGGCTTCGACAGAAACAAAATCAGTGAGATAGGGTTTGAGTTTTTCTCTGTCGGTTCCTAAGAATCCAAACAGTTTGTCTACTGAGTTAAAAAGTAAGGAATGGTATTTCTCGAGGGGAGTTAGGTTTTTATAAACTTCCGGCTCAAATTCCGATTCAATTGTGTCGCTGACACCAAGTAAAATAGGGTCCATGAAGCCACATTTGAACTAACCTTCGATATTCATCAACGCATTCATTCGAAAATCTTGTATGATTTGTTTGCAGCGTTCAGTGATACGTTGTAAACTTTCTCCAAATTTTTTGCCACTAAAAGCATTGAACGAATTGGGATATTCTTTTTCGTTCACTTGCACAATCATATCGGGGTTAATTCTATTTTTTGCGACTAAATCTTGGACAGCTACGATGATATTTTTTAAAGCAATACAGCCGTCTTTCAAAAGGTTTTGAGATGCTTTTTCGATCACAATTGGATTTCCATTAGCATCTAACAACGTTTTCATGAACTCTTGCATTTTTATAGAAGGAAGGCCGCGGCGTGTGAGACCAATTCGTTCTACTTGTAATACTGCATCTTGTAAATAGGAATATTCAGGTGTTCCTTTAAATATATAAATAAGGACAGGTAATTCGATTTCCGTAAAATCCAACATGGCTCCGTAAAAATAACGGGTTTCTACTTTTGCCAAAGGATGGAAGTCTACCTTTTTGTAATTGGCCAATTTTTCAATCGACTCATCCATAATACGGTTTAAGGTTTGTGCCTTTGCTGCTTCTTTTTTTGCCGCAAGTTCTTGGAATTTTGATTTGAGTTGTTCTAAAAAGGTAACTTCTTCTGTGAGAAATTTTGAAATGTTTCCACGAAGTTTCAAAACTTGTAAATATCTTTGTTCAAATCCTGTTTGGTCAAATGCTTTGGGATTCAGTTTCCCATGTTCTCTATATTCCGATCGTATTTTTTCTAATATGGCTTTTGTTTCTGCTTCCGACAGTTCTTTCATTTCGATTGTTTCCAGTGTTCAATTTCCAAAATGGTTTTATCTAAGTCCTGAGCAAAATATAGAGAAGCATTCTTCGCATCAACAAACATCAATTGGTTAGCATATTGTAATTGTTTGACTTGAATATCATTTTTGAGATTCAATATATTCAATAATTGCAGACTCATTTTTTTTAGTTCTTTGATGATCACATCAGTATGCCTTTGCATTTCAAACAAATGTAAATTATTTAACTTCTCTTTGTCTGATTCGATGAGTTTCATCTCTTCTCGTTTTTCCACAGGTGCTTTGGAAATGTAATAGGTAATTGGACGAGGATAAGAGGTCATTTCTTTATGTAGATCGATCATTTTATCAATGGACTCAAACACTGTGGCTTCCATTTCTCTAGAAAAATTCCCTACAATATTTTTGTTTTCTGAGGGATCCCCCGTAAGTTCAAAAATCCGTGAAGATTGTAAGTTTCGAATGATGGCAGTGATGCGTTCTCGGTAAGTGGCGATGATCTTTAAAAAATCATCAATGCGTTGTTGTGCAGTTTTTTCCCCAGTCCCTTCTTCGAGTCTAGTGTTTGCTGTGATTTGGGATTGGTCTTCTTCCTCGTCCGGTTTTGGCGGATCTGGTGTATTGAGAAGGCCTTCGTGGGAAATCGTTTCTTCCATTTTGGGAGGTTCTTCTCCCTCAAAGATATCTAAATCCACATCTTCCCGCATCAGATTTTCTTCCTCAACGTTAGAGAAATTGTCTTTGGATATTTCGATCGGTTTTGTGGGTTTTTCGGGAGAATTTTGTTTGGGATCAG
The sequence above is a segment of the Leptospira sp. WS39.C2 genome. Coding sequences within it:
- the murC gene encoding UDP-N-acetylmuramate--L-alanine ligase, which codes for MKIFLVGIGGIAMGNLAFMLKQQGHDVSGSDQNLYPPMSDKLEEWGLSPKSGYRKENVKGADLVIIGNAISRGNPEVEEVLNTGIEYMSMAEAIGHFFLKGKKPIVISGTHGKTTTTFLTHWILESIGLKPGLFVGGIRKDGFPGFALGDGDYFVIEGDEYDSAFFDKSSKFLHYRPYYLVMNALDFDHADIFANLDAIKVMFKRLLNLVPSRGKVFYWKGSKNLNDITKDYQHAPVETFELGDKNSIFKYEKGILSEIRTKSKLKPSLIGSHNYRNVEVAVRVCLEIAPQRRKEILEAVETFPGVKRRQENLFVSETSLLVEDFAHHPVAIQETIKAHKEAYPGYKIISLFEPRSATSHRNVFQDDFAKCFKGSDVSIVTEVYQVDKVNKTLRLNVKKLVKDIKTNTKKESLYVEAPKSIPSLLKKVLPKFKKDKLIILAMSNGAFGGIYSELKSLIESRESL
- the pheS gene encoding phenylalanine--tRNA ligase subunit alpha yields the protein MSLSQEIESLVKEAESVLSSVATEQELDAEKNQFLGKKGKLTSVLKGLASLSVEEKKTIGKEANEAQTRLERFVEAKRISLKESFYENQLGKEFFDTLRPLPKKDRGSLHPISQIQYEIEDIFTSMGFSVMDGPEVETDENNFAALNFTDDHPARDMQDTFYTVDGNLLRTHTSAIQVRALRKLKPPFRIIAPGRVFRYEEVDASHENTFYQVEGMVVGENISVAHLIYTMETLLSRVFRKEIKTRLRPGYFPFVEPGFELDINCLVCNGDGCSVCKQSGWLELLPCGLVHPNVLEAAGLDSKTWTGFAFGLGLDRLVMMRYGIHDIRYFQSGNLRFLKQF
- a CDS encoding thiolase family protein; amino-acid sequence: MDPILLGVSDTIESEFEPEVYKNLTPLEKYHSLLFNSVDKLFGFLGTDREKLKPYLTDFVSVEAQSLGREGYGFTIKDANDMGFGGLACHTVDLGGASVGGAIQQAHTIVKANPYAVVLVAAADIPKSVFKQVSDLKRLTATVCHKDWEMPYGATLIGLYSLLCERMMFDTGVTSDDLEEITKHFRTVAESNPRAFQYQKPMAEKQLKKPLSGVYSTPMIAIVTDHGFATLITSEAMKQKLIEKKVIKSDAKHIYVIGSGHSAHAEYLIQKKDLKSPAGLACERAVASSGINRSEIEYAWIYDCFTGMIIHEASLYFGVSPKETASALRTGKISNGTKEIPINLGGGILNYQAAMALSGATGLVDVCSQYGLSVHPLPNVLSEPPKVSLLGGNGGIDSINSVILFAKDKKERISKEPMPLKPLDVNVPSPKVREKATILSATTIYFNPGGEKKPPYLIVCSTKENGEMVLTNLYDKEGKEIVSKEGLELGKTKVEFQVIDGKIQAVVV